The genomic segment TTCAAAATTTAATTCCTGCTCCAATGATGTTCGTAATGCAAAGCCCTTGTGAGCAACGATGTCCAGTTTTTCATGACGATAACCGAGACCCATCATTTGGCGCTTGACGGATCGCCATTCAGGATTGAGTAAACCACCATCTTTTGTGATCAAGGAATGCAGATTCTCATAGTGGAAGATCAATGAACGCTCCCAATCCAACCTCCAATCAAGTCCTGCTCGAGACTGAATAACCTGATAATCACCATTTACTACCTCACGACCGAAACTGAGTATTGCTTTTAGCGGGATTCCCAATAGCCAGGGATGTTCATACTTGATTAAAAATTGTTCAGAGTCGGTTTTTAGTCTTTTCCAATTCAGCTTCATTGATTTTCCACGGCCATCAAGATTAGGAACATGCAAATACAGGTGACCATACCAGGCCACCGTATCAGATTTCGAACTCTGATTAAAGGCTGCCAGGGCATCAATGTTCAATTCTGGTCGATCCTGCAGCCGGTAAGTAAGATGATAGTTGTTGGCGTTATCACGAGCGATCTCCCGCTGTCCTTTGAACCGGTACCCGAGACCGATCAGATGAGTCTCAGCCTGGGTTAATTTATCGGCATCGACCTCGAGAGCACCCAGCGTAAATTCCTGCTTAAGAACCCATTTTTCCCGTTCATCAATATCCAGGAAATGCAGGTGCTTAACCGCTGCCAGGGATCCTGTATTAATGACTGCAGTAAGCACTTGAGAATTGGCACCGGTAGTATTGAGCTCAATTTTGGCATCCCAATATCCCTGCTCTTGATACGAACCAATCATTCTATTCAGCAGCGAATCGACGCTGTTCTTTTCAATGATCAAGGAATCTGTCACGCCATGGACTTCGATATGCAAGGGTATGGATTGTCCAAATAATCCGGTGCTCAACAAAACCAGCGTCAAATATTTCAATATTATTGGATGACTATGCATTAGAAATGAGTGCGTCCTTCTACCCGTAAATATTGCTCTGGTCGGGTACTCCCCCGCTTCTGGATGCTGTAGTTTGTTGATAGTTGAAAACTACTTGAAAAAGTGTACCGTGCATTTATCGAGTATTTCCAATTGGTCCCTGGCTGGCGACCGGAAAATACTGAATATGGAATTCCACTGACATCCGCTTTGATCCTGGAAATCATTAATTTCTGATCCAGTCTGCCTCTTCTTTTGACTTTTAGAAAATGGTCAAGACCCAGATAGGTTTCAGTGTAGTTTTGATCCAGATGCAAGTCAGCCACCTCTGCATATTTGAGCATTACATTCAACTTCTGCTTGGCTGAAAAA from the Candidatus Neomarinimicrobiota bacterium genome contains:
- a CDS encoding BamA/TamA family outer membrane protein, encoding MHSHPIILKYLTLVLLSTGLFGQSIPLHIEVHGVTDSLIIEKNSVDSLLNRMIGSYQEQGYWDAKIELNTTGANSQVLTAVINTGSLAAVKHLHFLDIDEREKWVLKQEFTLGALEVDADKLTQAETHLIGLGYRFKGQREIARDNANNYHLTYRLQDRPELNIDALAAFNQSSKSDTVAWYGHLYLHVPNLDGRGKSMKLNWKRLKTDSEQFLIKYEHPWLLGIPLKAILSFGREVVNGDYQVIQSRAGLDWRLDWERSLIFHYENLHSLITKDGGLLNPEWRSVKRQMMGLGYRHEKLDIVAHKGFALRTSLEQELNFEPSSISRLLLRSEVETSFFPRLFLSQRTALQLQNITSSLTDPSILGPLGGVNSVRGYEENFLRSPSIMSLQHDLHLLLGSQSQLVILLDLGIYYDSKVVRHITGYGVGVQLSTGRGPLKLILAGHEGL